From Stenotrophomonas maltophilia, a single genomic window includes:
- a CDS encoding cytochrome c oxidase subunit 3, with translation MAQTPTDANVYFVPAQSKWPFVGSIAMMVTMVGVASWLNDASWGRWTFYIGIAMLVLTLFWWFSDVVRESQAGNYNRQVDGSFRMGMVWFIFSEVMFFGAFFGALFYTRNLGLSWLSGEGRGVMTNELLWQGYSAGWPTNGPAAIGGAFQTIPAWGLPLINTLILLTSGVTLTIAHHALKAGNRRQLLIWLGLTVVLGLGFLTLQAEEYIHAYKELNLTLGSGIYGSTFFMLTGFHGAHVLLGTIMLIVMWLRSAKGHFTRDNHFGFEAAAWYWHFVDVVWLMLFLFVYVL, from the coding sequence ATGGCCCAGACACCGACCGACGCCAACGTGTACTTCGTCCCGGCCCAGAGCAAATGGCCGTTCGTGGGCTCCATCGCGATGATGGTGACCATGGTCGGCGTGGCCAGCTGGCTCAACGATGCCAGCTGGGGACGCTGGACGTTCTACATCGGCATCGCGATGCTGGTGCTGACCCTGTTCTGGTGGTTCAGCGACGTGGTGCGCGAATCGCAGGCCGGCAACTACAACCGCCAGGTCGACGGCTCGTTCCGGATGGGCATGGTCTGGTTCATCTTCTCCGAAGTGATGTTCTTCGGCGCCTTCTTCGGCGCGCTGTTCTACACCCGCAATCTCGGCCTGTCGTGGCTGAGCGGCGAAGGCCGCGGGGTGATGACCAACGAGCTGCTCTGGCAGGGCTATTCCGCTGGATGGCCGACCAATGGTCCTGCGGCGATCGGTGGTGCGTTCCAGACCATCCCGGCCTGGGGCCTGCCGCTGATCAACACGCTGATCCTGCTCACTTCCGGCGTGACCCTGACCATCGCCCATCACGCACTGAAGGCCGGCAACCGCCGCCAGCTGCTGATCTGGCTGGGCCTGACCGTTGTGCTCGGTCTCGGCTTCCTGACCCTGCAGGCAGAGGAATACATCCACGCCTACAAGGAACTGAACCTGACGCTGGGCTCGGGCATCTACGGGTCGACGTTCTTCATGCTGACCGGCTTCCACGGCGCGCACGTGCTGCTGGGCACGATCATGCTGATCGTGATGTGGCTGCGTTCGGCCAAGGGCCACTTCACCCGCGACAACCATTTCGGTTTCGAAGCCGCCGCGTGGTACTGGCACTTCGTCGACGTGGTGTGGCTGATGCTGTTCCTGTTCGTCTACGTGCTCTGA
- a CDS encoding DUF2244 domain-containing protein: protein MIEVLPAPDGSGTQLRLRPPRALDARQFVLLFTVLSGAMWLVSALGWLAGNAFAPLFALLYSLVLAAALRALWRSGERQEEIRVVPAYVEVIPVPGGSPVFRAHPHWVRLLTDDERVRLASSGRQVEVGSFLAPAERQTLAETLESLLAASDGGNRRR, encoded by the coding sequence ATGATCGAGGTGCTTCCAGCTCCGGATGGGTCAGGTACGCAGCTGCGGCTGCGTCCCCCACGGGCGCTCGATGCCCGGCAGTTCGTCCTGTTGTTCACCGTGTTGTCGGGTGCGATGTGGCTGGTGTCCGCCCTCGGGTGGTTGGCCGGCAATGCATTCGCCCCCCTGTTCGCGCTGCTGTACAGCCTGGTGCTGGCGGCGGCGCTGCGTGCCTTGTGGCGCAGCGGAGAACGGCAGGAGGAGATCCGGGTAGTGCCGGCGTACGTGGAGGTCATCCCCGTACCCGGTGGATCGCCGGTGTTCCGGGCCCACCCCCACTGGGTGCGCCTGCTCACCGACGATGAGAGGGTCCGGCTGGCATCCAGCGGCCGGCAGGTGGAGGTGGGGAGTTTCCTCGCGCCGGCCGAACGTCAGACGCTTGCAGAGACACTTGAAAGCTTGCTCGCCGCCAGCGATGGCGGCAACCGACGACGCTAA
- a CDS encoding COX15/CtaA family protein, translated as MSLSARPALHRNFHRLAWFAMIMTASTIMFGAFVRLSDAGLSCPDWPTCYGQATWPQHVEETIGHPAAEIRPLETHKAWREQVHRFLAGALGIEILTLALLATRKRRFGSTAVVTACVLVAAGIPLYMMGWHGTASILALIGEAILLIAALRWSNIDLARAALLTLAVVIFQALLGMWTVTLLLKPIVVMGHLLGGMLMFGLLVWMAWRATHMPITLAEAPKLKWLLRIGVAVLVTQIALGGWVSANYAALACGGGSASLDNFPRCANQWWPQHNFVEGFTLWRGIGVDYEGGVLDGASRIAIQMAHRMFAVVVAVYLLWLGVRLFRLPSMRGWASALIALLVLQVTLGILNVKLALPLEVAVAHNGVAVALLFVLVSLLARLRAPD; from the coding sequence ATGAGCCTTTCCGCGCGTCCGGCGCTGCACCGCAATTTCCACCGCCTGGCGTGGTTCGCCATGATCATGACCGCGAGCACGATCATGTTCGGCGCCTTCGTTCGCCTGTCCGATGCCGGCCTGAGCTGCCCGGACTGGCCGACCTGCTACGGGCAGGCCACCTGGCCGCAGCACGTGGAAGAGACCATCGGCCACCCGGCGGCGGAGATCCGCCCGCTGGAGACCCACAAGGCCTGGCGTGAACAGGTGCATCGCTTCCTGGCCGGTGCGCTGGGCATCGAGATCCTGACCCTGGCCCTGCTGGCCACGCGCAAGCGCCGCTTCGGAAGCACGGCGGTGGTGACCGCCTGCGTACTGGTGGCCGCCGGCATACCGCTGTACATGATGGGCTGGCATGGCACCGCCAGCATCCTGGCGCTGATCGGCGAGGCGATCCTGCTGATCGCCGCGCTGCGCTGGAGCAACATCGACCTGGCGCGCGCTGCACTGCTGACCCTGGCGGTGGTGATCTTCCAGGCCCTGCTGGGCATGTGGACGGTGACCCTGCTGCTCAAGCCCATCGTGGTGATGGGCCACCTGCTGGGCGGCATGCTGATGTTCGGCCTGTTGGTGTGGATGGCCTGGCGCGCGACGCACATGCCGATCACCCTGGCCGAAGCGCCGAAGCTGAAGTGGCTGCTGCGCATCGGCGTGGCCGTGCTGGTCACCCAGATCGCACTGGGTGGCTGGGTCAGCGCCAACTACGCGGCGCTGGCCTGCGGTGGCGGCAGCGCCTCGCTGGACAACTTCCCGCGTTGCGCCAACCAATGGTGGCCGCAGCACAATTTCGTCGAAGGCTTCACCCTGTGGCGTGGCATCGGCGTGGACTACGAAGGCGGCGTGCTGGACGGCGCGTCACGCATCGCCATCCAGATGGCGCACCGCATGTTCGCGGTGGTGGTGGCCGTCTACCTGCTGTGGCTGGGCGTGCGCCTGTTCCGGTTGCCGAGCATGCGAGGCTGGGCCAGCGCGCTGATCGCGCTGCTGGTGCTGCAGGTCACCCTCGGCATCCTCAATGTAAAGCTGGCGCTGCCGCTGGAAGTGGCGGTGGCCCACAACGGCGTGGCCGTTGCCCTGTTGTTCGTGCTGGTCAGCCTGCTGGCCCGCCTGCGTGCCCCGGACTGA
- a CDS encoding bile acid:sodium symporter family protein, whose protein sequence is MTRWWSRLRPDNFTIALLCTVGLASLLPMKGAAAIVLDDVTTVAIAALFFLHGARLPRESIIGGMLHWRLHLTILACTFILFPLLGLMFKPLSGWLLTPELYLGVLFLCTLPSTVQSSIAFTSMARGNVPAAVCSASLSSILGVFLTPLLLTALAGTSGGIHDPLHAIGGIMLQLLVPFVAGHLLRPWIAGWVERQRALLRYTDQATILLVVYSAFGEAVTEGLWSKTPLLSLLAVAVVAAVLLGIAMPLITFIARRLRFNREDEIAIVFCGSKKSLATGVPIAKVLFAGGSLGAIVLPVMIYHQIQLIVCGVIAQRYARRKP, encoded by the coding sequence ATGACCCGCTGGTGGTCGCGCCTGCGACCTGACAACTTCACTATCGCCCTGCTGTGCACCGTCGGCCTGGCCTCACTGCTGCCGATGAAGGGCGCCGCCGCCATCGTCCTCGACGATGTCACCACCGTCGCCATCGCCGCGCTGTTCTTCCTGCATGGCGCGCGCCTGCCGCGCGAGTCGATCATCGGCGGCATGCTGCACTGGCGGCTGCACCTGACCATCCTGGCCTGCACCTTCATCCTGTTCCCGCTGCTGGGGCTGATGTTCAAGCCGCTGTCCGGCTGGCTGCTGACCCCGGAGCTGTACCTGGGCGTGCTGTTCCTGTGCACCCTGCCCTCCACCGTGCAGTCGTCCATCGCGTTCACTTCGATGGCGCGCGGCAACGTACCCGCAGCGGTGTGCAGTGCTTCGCTGTCGAGCATCCTCGGTGTGTTCCTGACCCCGCTGTTGCTGACCGCACTGGCCGGCACCTCCGGCGGCATCCACGATCCGCTGCATGCCATCGGCGGCATCATGCTGCAGTTGCTGGTGCCGTTCGTGGCCGGCCACCTGCTGCGGCCGTGGATCGCCGGCTGGGTCGAGAGGCAGCGCGCGCTGCTGCGCTACACCGATCAGGCCACGATCCTGCTGGTGGTGTACTCGGCGTTCGGCGAGGCCGTCACCGAGGGCCTGTGGAGCAAGACGCCGCTGCTCTCGCTGCTGGCCGTAGCGGTGGTTGCCGCCGTGCTGCTGGGCATCGCCATGCCGCTGATCACCTTCATCGCCCGCCGCCTGCGCTTCAACCGCGAAGACGAAATCGCCATCGTGTTCTGCGGTTCGAAGAAGAGCCTGGCCACCGGCGTGCCCATCGCCAAGGTGCTGTTCGCCGGCGGCAGCCTGGGCGCGATCGTGCTGCCGGTGATGATCTACCACCAGATCCAGCTGATCGTCTGCGGCGTGATCGCGCAGCGGTATGCGCGGCGCAAGCCCTGA
- the coxB gene encoding cytochrome c oxidase subunit II — translation MKQSSRWGTKCVAAVAATVAGGLVPALAWAQAADPKPWQLNMGKGVTQTSRLAWESNNLSLIICTVIGVIVFGAMAYAIFKFRKSKGAVAATFSHNTKAEVIWTVIPVIILIVMAWPATANLIKMYDTRDAEMTVKVTGYQWMWKYEYLGENVTFTSRLDRESDRVRQSGIVPTRESHPHYLLDVDNRLVLPVDTKVRFVITSDDVIHAWWVPALGWKQDAIPGFINEAWTSIEQPGVYRGQCAELCGKDHGFMPIVVEAVSKEDFKQWLAQRKPAPPAAPAPATPAAPAEPAAPAGEAPAAPAAADDTSAPATAASGA, via the coding sequence ATGAAGCAAAGCAGCAGGTGGGGCACGAAGTGCGTTGCAGCGGTCGCCGCCACGGTGGCCGGGGGACTGGTTCCGGCATTGGCATGGGCCCAGGCGGCCGATCCCAAGCCGTGGCAGCTGAACATGGGCAAGGGGGTGACCCAGACCTCGCGCCTGGCCTGGGAGTCGAACAACCTGTCGTTGATCATCTGTACGGTGATCGGCGTCATCGTGTTCGGTGCGATGGCCTACGCCATCTTCAAGTTCCGCAAATCCAAGGGCGCGGTCGCCGCCACCTTCAGCCACAACACCAAGGCCGAGGTGATCTGGACGGTGATCCCGGTGATCATCCTGATCGTGATGGCATGGCCGGCCACGGCCAACCTGATCAAGATGTACGACACCCGCGATGCCGAGATGACGGTGAAGGTCACCGGCTACCAGTGGATGTGGAAGTACGAATACCTCGGCGAGAACGTCACCTTCACCAGCCGCCTGGACCGTGAGTCCGACCGCGTGCGGCAGAGCGGCATCGTGCCGACCCGCGAGAGCCACCCGCACTACCTGCTGGACGTGGACAACCGGCTGGTGCTGCCGGTGGATACCAAGGTGCGCTTCGTCATCACTTCCGACGACGTGATCCATGCCTGGTGGGTGCCGGCGCTGGGCTGGAAGCAGGACGCCATTCCCGGCTTCATCAATGAAGCGTGGACCAGCATCGAGCAGCCCGGCGTGTACCGCGGCCAGTGCGCCGAGCTGTGCGGCAAGGACCATGGCTTCATGCCGATCGTGGTCGAGGCGGTGTCCAAGGAAGACTTCAAGCAGTGGCTGGCGCAGCGCAAGCCGGCGCCACCGGCCGCGCCTGCGCCTGCGACGCCTGCGGCACCGGCAGAACCCGCGGCGCCGGCCGGTGAGGCGCCTGCCGCCCCCGCTGCGGCGGACGACACCAGCGCACCTGCCACCGCAGCCAGCGGCGCGTGA
- a CDS encoding DEAD/DEAH box helicase — translation MSDYCFYAPDAEDLVEQAGIRQKIEAFSKVHKKQTYVLRRPLSKDDTDYDYDNAVVVFAAGMHPCFIDLGNDEGALNDYADDLLEDISFLSEKFRYREKIGRKKRWQELFQYRNKNNVDFDDLIIEKVSDARIVDLITSLVVGSINDITRINLDAKDLLETVKSKIILFDTDQTSFVFRLGANKRFVIQGLAGSGKTELLLHKMKEIYSRDAEARIVFTCFNRILASSMRQRIPDFFDFMRVERQIEWDKKLFCFHSWGSGKEPLSGTYRYICHYYGIPFGSLHAGSFDFLCKKAIAEISAIQGDKKFAFDYIFIDESQDFANSFIELCELVTSKKVFVAGDVFQNIFRTIDDRVNRADMVLKKCYRTEPTNLMFSHSLGMGLFEQPVLRWLKPEEWDACGYHYVENGNRALLSRDPLRRFEDIPQDFRSTEVHTIPGEAPIAGAIVSLIKNIKARHPSTKQGDVAVIFLDKDGYIYDVIGELKADVADIFGWESNVSFETKQTNPDKFFISNVNNAKGLEFPFVICIARDLNRQTSFRNALYTMMARSFLESHLIVGPAADAATVKAIKTGLNTIYEKNVMEVRIPSDAEIAQQKDFIVLEEQPSLEEIVKRYCAARKASPRVASKLSSRIISMIGDSEYDEDYINKILEIEFDRIKPL, via the coding sequence ATGAGCGACTATTGCTTCTACGCCCCTGACGCGGAAGACCTGGTTGAGCAGGCCGGCATCAGGCAGAAAATCGAAGCGTTTTCGAAGGTCCACAAGAAGCAGACTTACGTGTTGCGAAGGCCGCTATCCAAAGACGATACCGACTACGACTATGACAATGCTGTCGTAGTATTTGCCGCTGGCATGCACCCCTGCTTCATTGATCTGGGCAATGACGAAGGCGCACTAAACGACTATGCCGATGATCTTCTCGAGGACATATCATTCCTTTCGGAAAAATTCAGGTACCGAGAAAAAATAGGCAGAAAGAAGAGATGGCAGGAATTGTTTCAGTACAGAAACAAGAATAACGTAGATTTCGACGACTTAATCATCGAAAAAGTCAGCGACGCAAGAATAGTAGATCTAATCACATCACTCGTTGTTGGCAGCATCAATGATATCACTCGAATCAATCTCGATGCCAAAGATCTTCTCGAGACAGTAAAGTCGAAGATTATTTTGTTTGACACCGATCAAACCAGCTTTGTCTTTAGACTTGGCGCCAACAAGAGATTCGTAATTCAAGGCCTCGCCGGCTCAGGGAAGACCGAACTTCTGCTGCACAAGATGAAGGAAATTTACTCGAGAGACGCTGAAGCAAGAATTGTATTTACCTGCTTTAACAGGATTCTCGCATCCTCCATGCGGCAGAGAATTCCTGATTTCTTTGATTTCATGCGGGTAGAAAGGCAGATCGAATGGGATAAGAAATTATTCTGCTTCCACTCTTGGGGAAGTGGAAAAGAACCCCTGTCTGGAACATACAGATATATATGCCATTATTACGGAATACCTTTCGGAAGCCTGCACGCCGGCTCCTTTGACTTTCTCTGCAAAAAAGCGATTGCTGAGATAAGCGCAATCCAAGGCGATAAGAAATTTGCCTTCGATTACATATTTATCGATGAAAGCCAAGACTTCGCAAACAGCTTCATTGAACTCTGCGAGCTGGTGACATCAAAGAAAGTATTTGTCGCAGGAGACGTTTTTCAAAACATATTCAGAACCATTGACGACCGGGTCAATCGAGCGGACATGGTGCTGAAGAAATGCTATCGAACAGAGCCAACTAATCTCATGTTTTCCCACTCTCTGGGAATGGGCCTCTTCGAACAACCAGTTCTTCGCTGGCTGAAACCGGAGGAATGGGACGCGTGCGGCTACCACTACGTTGAAAACGGTAATAGGGCGCTACTTTCCCGCGACCCACTTCGCAGATTTGAAGACATCCCTCAGGATTTCCGGAGCACCGAAGTCCATACAATCCCGGGCGAGGCCCCCATAGCCGGCGCCATTGTTTCTCTAATCAAAAATATAAAAGCCCGACATCCAAGTACAAAACAGGGAGACGTTGCCGTAATCTTCCTGGATAAGGACGGATACATATACGACGTCATTGGAGAACTCAAAGCAGACGTAGCAGATATTTTCGGCTGGGAATCCAATGTCTCGTTTGAAACAAAGCAAACAAATCCCGATAAATTTTTTATCTCGAACGTCAACAATGCCAAGGGATTGGAGTTTCCATTCGTAATTTGCATAGCCAGGGACCTTAACCGGCAGACATCCTTCCGAAACGCACTTTACACAATGATGGCGAGATCGTTCCTAGAAAGCCATCTGATCGTCGGCCCTGCAGCAGATGCGGCAACAGTAAAAGCCATCAAGACAGGACTGAATACAATCTACGAAAAGAATGTGATGGAAGTTCGAATTCCGTCTGACGCAGAAATTGCCCAGCAAAAAGATTTCATTGTTCTCGAAGAACAGCCATCGCTTGAAGAAATAGTTAAGCGATACTGCGCTGCACGAAAAGCCAGCCCTCGAGTCGCATCAAAGTTGTCTAGCAGAATCATATCAATGATCGGCGACTCCGAGTATGACGAGGACTACATTAACAAGATTCTCGAAATTGAGTTCGATAGGATCAAGCCCCTGTGA
- the cyoE gene encoding heme o synthase produces MFSKYRQYWDLTKPKVVALIVFTALVGMVLAIPGVPSWEQVRAGLLGFLGIWLAASAAAAINQLLDAHIDAQMARTSWRPLVVGKVKPWQVLVFAGVLIVLSMTILVLWVNLITAVLTFASLIGYAVIYTVYLKRATSQNIVIGGLAGAMPPMLGWAAVTGMQGSSDWAYSLLLVLIIFIWTPPHFWALAIFRREDYAKAEIPMLPVTHGVVHTRKQIMAYSVVLALVCLLPYLVGMSGAFYLGGAIVLNAVFLWYAWRMLNPPDELFSMKMFHYSIVYLMALFAFLLVDHWILPWL; encoded by the coding sequence ATGTTTTCCAAATACCGCCAGTACTGGGACCTGACCAAGCCCAAGGTCGTCGCCCTGATCGTCTTCACCGCGTTGGTCGGCATGGTCCTGGCCATCCCCGGCGTGCCCAGCTGGGAGCAGGTGCGCGCCGGCCTGCTCGGCTTCCTCGGCATCTGGCTGGCGGCCTCGGCGGCCGCAGCGATCAACCAGCTGCTGGACGCGCACATCGATGCGCAGATGGCGCGCACTTCGTGGCGGCCGCTGGTGGTGGGCAAGGTCAAGCCGTGGCAGGTGCTGGTGTTTGCCGGCGTGCTGATCGTGCTGTCGATGACCATCCTGGTGCTGTGGGTGAACCTGATCACCGCCGTGCTGACCTTCGCCTCGCTGATCGGCTACGCGGTGATCTACACCGTGTACCTCAAGCGTGCGACCTCGCAGAACATCGTGATTGGTGGCCTGGCCGGCGCGATGCCGCCGATGCTGGGCTGGGCGGCGGTGACCGGCATGCAGGGCTCGTCGGACTGGGCGTATTCGTTGCTGCTGGTGCTGATCATCTTCATCTGGACGCCGCCGCACTTCTGGGCGCTGGCGATCTTCCGCCGCGAGGACTACGCCAAGGCCGAGATCCCGATGCTGCCGGTGACCCACGGCGTGGTGCACACCCGCAAGCAGATCATGGCCTACTCGGTGGTGCTGGCGCTGGTCTGCCTGCTGCCGTACCTGGTGGGCATGAGCGGTGCGTTCTACCTGGGCGGCGCGATCGTGCTCAACGCCGTGTTCCTCTGGTACGCCTGGCGCATGCTCAATCCGCCGGACGAACTGTTCTCGATGAAGATGTTCCATTACTCCATCGTCTACCTGATGGCGCTGTTCGCCTTCCTGCTGGTGGACCACTGGATCCTGCCCTGGTTGTGA
- the ctaD gene encoding cytochrome c oxidase subunit I — MAHSAVGHDDHHHQQSFFERWFFSTNHKDIGTLYLGFSFIMFIIGAAMSVVIRAELAQPGLQFVKPEFFNQMTTVHALVMIFGGVMPAFVGLANWMIPLQIGAPDMALPRMNNWSFWLLPVAFSLLLLTLFLPGGAPAGGWTLYPPLSLQGGYNVAFSVFAIHVAGISSIMGAINIIATVLNMRAPGIDLLKMPIFCWAWLITAFLLIAVMPVLAGAVTMLLTDKFFGTSFFNAAGGGDPVMYQHIFWFFGHPEVYIMILPAFGVVSEIIPTFSRKPLFGYQAMVYATAAIAFLSFIVWAHHMFTVGMPLGGEIYFMFATMLISIPTGVKVFNWVSTMWRGSLTFEAPMLWSVAFVILFTIGGFSGLMLAIVAADFQYHDTYFVVAHFHYVLVTGAVFALIAAVYYWWPKWTGRMYSEKWAKVHFWWSIVFVNLLFFPQHFLGLAGMPRRIPDYSVAFADWNLISSIGAFGMFVTPFMMAAILLSSLRNGEKAEARSWEGARGLEWTLPSPAPAHTFTTPPTIRPGDLAHDDITH, encoded by the coding sequence ATGGCGCACTCGGCAGTTGGGCACGACGATCACCATCACCAGCAGAGTTTCTTCGAGCGTTGGTTCTTCTCGACCAACCACAAGGACATCGGCACGCTGTACCTGGGTTTCAGCTTCATCATGTTCATCATCGGTGCGGCGATGAGCGTGGTGATCCGCGCCGAGCTGGCGCAGCCGGGCCTGCAGTTCGTCAAGCCCGAGTTCTTCAACCAGATGACCACCGTGCATGCGCTGGTGATGATCTTCGGTGGCGTGATGCCGGCCTTCGTCGGCCTGGCCAACTGGATGATCCCGCTGCAGATCGGCGCGCCGGACATGGCGCTGCCGCGCATGAACAACTGGTCGTTCTGGCTGCTGCCGGTGGCCTTCAGCCTGTTGCTGCTGACCCTGTTCCTGCCCGGTGGTGCGCCGGCCGGTGGCTGGACGCTGTACCCGCCGCTGTCGCTGCAGGGTGGCTACAACGTGGCCTTCAGCGTGTTCGCGATCCACGTGGCCGGCATCAGTTCGATCATGGGCGCGATCAACATCATCGCCACCGTGCTGAACATGCGCGCGCCGGGCATCGACCTGCTGAAGATGCCGATCTTCTGCTGGGCCTGGCTGATCACCGCGTTCCTGCTGATCGCGGTGATGCCGGTGCTGGCCGGCGCGGTGACCATGCTGCTGACCGACAAGTTCTTCGGTACCAGCTTCTTCAATGCCGCCGGTGGCGGTGACCCGGTGATGTACCAGCACATCTTCTGGTTCTTCGGGCACCCCGAGGTCTACATCATGATCCTGCCCGCCTTCGGCGTGGTCAGCGAGATCATCCCGACCTTCAGCCGCAAGCCGCTGTTCGGCTACCAGGCGATGGTGTACGCCACCGCCGCGATCGCGTTCCTGTCGTTCATCGTCTGGGCCCACCACATGTTCACCGTGGGCATGCCGCTGGGCGGCGAGATCTACTTCATGTTCGCCACCATGCTGATCTCGATCCCGACCGGCGTGAAGGTGTTCAACTGGGTCAGCACCATGTGGCGCGGCTCGCTCACATTCGAGGCGCCGATGCTGTGGTCGGTGGCGTTCGTCATCCTGTTCACCATCGGTGGCTTCTCCGGCCTGATGCTGGCGATCGTGGCGGCGGACTTCCAGTACCACGACACCTACTTCGTGGTGGCCCACTTCCACTACGTGCTGGTAACCGGCGCGGTGTTCGCGCTGATCGCCGCGGTGTACTACTGGTGGCCGAAGTGGACCGGGCGCATGTACAGCGAGAAGTGGGCCAAGGTGCACTTCTGGTGGTCGATCGTGTTCGTCAACCTGCTGTTCTTCCCGCAGCACTTCCTCGGCCTGGCCGGCATGCCGCGCCGCATTCCCGACTACAGCGTGGCCTTCGCCGACTGGAACCTGATCAGCTCGATCGGTGCGTTCGGCATGTTCGTCACCCCGTTCATGATGGCGGCGATCCTGCTGTCCTCGCTGCGCAACGGTGAAAAGGCCGAGGCGCGCAGCTGGGAAGGCGCGCGTGGCCTGGAATGGACGCTGCCGTCGCCGGCACCGGCGCACACCTTCACCACACCGCCGACCATCCGCCCGGGGGATCTGGCCCATGACGACATCACGCATTGA
- a CDS encoding SURF1 family protein — MMRQHTRVIGWLLAVLAMAGFSALGLWQLQRMHAKQAMLDAQGPAVAQALPLAQALAAPGALHGVADHGRFLPGVVLLDNQTRHGRAGVKIYRPFRSDDGSVLLVDLGWRALPPDRSLPDLPAPPSPVAVRGLLAPPPSAGLALGPAFSATGEAGRWLASRLPAEGLARALGLQALPDRVLRLDPALPFGDERDLDLLPNTLPPQRHLGYAVQWFGLALTVLVVALVLERRRRRPIAR; from the coding sequence ATGATGCGCCAGCACACGCGCGTGATCGGATGGCTGCTGGCGGTGCTGGCGATGGCCGGTTTCAGCGCATTGGGACTGTGGCAGCTGCAGCGCATGCATGCCAAACAGGCAATGTTGGATGCGCAGGGTCCAGCAGTGGCACAGGCGTTGCCATTGGCGCAGGCACTCGCGGCGCCCGGTGCGCTGCACGGCGTGGCCGACCACGGCCGCTTCCTGCCCGGCGTGGTGCTGCTGGACAACCAGACCCGGCATGGCCGCGCCGGAGTGAAGATCTATCGCCCGTTCCGCAGTGACGACGGCAGTGTGCTGCTGGTGGATCTCGGTTGGCGCGCGTTGCCACCGGATCGCAGCTTGCCGGATCTGCCTGCACCGCCTTCGCCGGTAGCCGTGCGTGGCTTGCTGGCGCCGCCGCCGTCGGCGGGGTTGGCGTTGGGGCCGGCGTTCTCCGCGACGGGTGAGGCCGGGCGCTGGCTGGCCAGCCGGCTGCCCGCCGAAGGCCTGGCCCGCGCGCTGGGGCTGCAGGCGCTACCCGACCGCGTGCTGCGCCTGGACCCGGCGCTGCCGTTCGGCGATGAGCGCGACCTGGACCTGCTGCCGAACACGCTGCCGCCGCAGCGCCACCTGGGCTACGCCGTGCAGTGGTTCGGGCTGGCCCTGACCGTGCTGGTGGTCGCGCTGGTGCTGGAGCGGCGCAGGAGACGCCCCATCGCCCGGTAG
- a CDS encoding twin transmembrane helix small protein codes for MSDSLKTLLVIAFLIVIVWNLGAGLYYLLVDRGQTKRTVNALTRRIAVSVALIVLVIVSIYMGWIKPHGIGG; via the coding sequence ATGAGTGATTCGCTGAAGACCCTGCTGGTAATCGCGTTTCTGATCGTCATCGTCTGGAATCTGGGCGCCGGCCTGTATTACCTGCTGGTCGACCGCGGCCAGACCAAGCGCACGGTCAACGCACTGACCCGCCGCATCGCGGTGTCGGTGGCCTTGATCGTACTGGTGATCGTGAGCATCTACATGGGCTGGATCAAACCGCACGGCATCGGTGGCTGA
- a CDS encoding cytochrome c oxidase assembly protein — MSDAPASTPSRSAGLPRLIGVAVAVFLLTFSLVPLYRIACEKVFGVRLERGPGSEASAGAVAGKRTVRVEFDGGVNSRLPWSFHPEQLTMDVVPGELNEALYFARNDSTQAVVGSAVPSVAPARASGFFSKTECFCFTAQTLQAGEKRDMPVRFIVDPDLPPEIRTITLSYTFYRNDALSDRLAPAATSEGAHAAP; from the coding sequence ATGAGCGACGCACCGGCCAGCACCCCGTCACGCAGCGCCGGGTTGCCGCGCCTGATCGGCGTGGCGGTAGCGGTGTTCCTGCTGACGTTCTCGCTGGTGCCGTTGTACCGCATCGCCTGCGAGAAGGTGTTCGGCGTGCGCCTGGAGCGTGGCCCCGGCAGCGAGGCCAGCGCGGGCGCGGTGGCCGGCAAGCGTACCGTGCGCGTCGAGTTCGATGGCGGCGTCAATTCGCGCCTGCCATGGTCGTTCCATCCCGAGCAGCTGACCATGGACGTGGTGCCCGGCGAGCTCAACGAAGCGCTGTACTTTGCCCGCAACGACAGCACGCAGGCCGTGGTGGGAAGTGCCGTGCCTTCGGTGGCACCGGCGCGCGCGTCGGGATTCTTCAGCAAGACCGAGTGCTTCTGCTTCACCGCGCAGACGCTGCAGGCCGGCGAGAAGCGCGACATGCCGGTACGTTTCATCGTCGATCCGGACCTGCCGCCGGAGATCAGGACGATCACCTTGTCCTACACCTTCTACCGCAACGACGCGTTGTCCGATCGGCTGGCCCCGGCCGCCACTTCGGAAGGCGCGCACGCCGCACCCTGA